One Littorina saxatilis isolate snail1 linkage group LG1, US_GU_Lsax_2.0, whole genome shotgun sequence genomic window carries:
- the LOC138971230 gene encoding protein NDRG3-like isoform X1, translated as METEHLLDASSAERRTMEKLTDIELISIEATDPKPRSFANDATAILIQEDDIETPYGNMHVAIQGDRSKQAILTFHDIGLNHVTCFQGFFSFGEMQPLLRSFCVYHVNAPGQEEGALHLKPEQDVLGNPESLGNRFVYPTMDQLAEGVHCVVEHYGLKSIVGFGVGAGANILSRYELAHHDRVDSLVLVNATASQAGWIEWGYQKMNSWYLFSGQLTNFTEEYLLWHWFGKKTRWESHDLIACFQDYVKSINAQNLALFIESYLKRSDHGIVREMDPMRKVSARTIRCRSLMLVGDDSPHIDDVVEMNGRMLPEETDFIKLADCGGMPLEEQPGKVCEAFRLFLQGMGYVPSLVQQRSVAGAVHTQLQHDLETRTTPAVC; from the exons CGACGCACAATGGAGAAACTGACAGACATTGAACTGATCAGCATTGAGGCAACCGATCCTAAGCCTCGTTCGTTTGCCAACGATGCAACGGCCATCCTCATTCAG GAGGATGACATCGAGACACCGTACGGCAACATGCATGTTGCTATCCAGGGAGACCGCTCTAAGCAAGCCATTCTCACCTTCCATGATATTGGACTCAATC acgTGACCTGCTTTCAGGGATTCTTCAGCTTTGGTGAGATGCAGCCCCTCCTGCGTAGTTTTTGTGTGTACCATGTCAACGCTCCGGGCCAGGAAGAAGGCGCACTGCATCTTAAACCTGA ACAGGATGTGCTGGGTAACCCTGAATCTCTAGGTAACAG GTTTGTCTACCCCACCATGGACCAGCTGGCCGAGGGCGTGCACTGCGTGGTGGAGCATTATGG GCTGAAAAGTATCGTTGGTTTTGGAGTTGGTGCTGGAGCTAACATTCTTAGTCGTTATGAG CTGGCTCACCACGACAGAGTGGACTCCCTTGTGTTGGTCAACGCCACTGCCAGTCAGGCTGGTTGGATTGAATGGGGATACCAGAAG ATGAATTCCTGGTACCTGTTCAGCGGTCAGCTGACCAACTTCACGGAGGAATACCTGCTCTGGCACTGGTTTGGAAAG AAAACGCGCTGGGAAAGCCACGACCTGATTGCATGCTTCCAGGACTACGTCAAATCTATCAACGCCCAGAACCTGGCACTGTTCATTGAGTCTTACCTCAA GCGCTCAGACCATGGTATCGTGCGAGAAATGGACCCAATGAGGAAAGTGTCTGCTCGCACCATAAG ATGCCGCAGTCTAATGCTGGTGGGTGATGACTCGCCGCACATTGACGATGTGGTGGAGATGAACGGCAGGATGCTGCCTGAGGAGACAGACTTCATCAAG CTGGCCGACTGTGGTGGCATGCCTCTGGAGGAACAGCCGGGCAAAGTGTGCGAAGCCTTCAGACTCTTCCTGCAGGGCATGGGATACG TTCCCTCACTGGTCCAGCAAAGGAGCGTAGCTGGCGCTGTGCACACTCAGCTTCAGCACGACCTGGAAACCAGAACGACGCCTGCTGTCTGCTAG
- the LOC138971230 gene encoding protein NDRG3-like isoform X2, which translates to METEHLLDASSAERRTMEKLTDIELISIEATDPKPRSFANDATAILIQEDDIETPYGNMHVAIQGDRSKQAILTFHDIGLNHVTCFQGFFSFGEMQPLLRSFCVYHVNAPGQEEGALHLKPEFVYPTMDQLAEGVHCVVEHYGLKSIVGFGVGAGANILSRYELAHHDRVDSLVLVNATASQAGWIEWGYQKMNSWYLFSGQLTNFTEEYLLWHWFGKKTRWESHDLIACFQDYVKSINAQNLALFIESYLKRSDHGIVREMDPMRKVSARTIRCRSLMLVGDDSPHIDDVVEMNGRMLPEETDFIKLADCGGMPLEEQPGKVCEAFRLFLQGMGYVPSLVQQRSVAGAVHTQLQHDLETRTTPAVC; encoded by the exons CGACGCACAATGGAGAAACTGACAGACATTGAACTGATCAGCATTGAGGCAACCGATCCTAAGCCTCGTTCGTTTGCCAACGATGCAACGGCCATCCTCATTCAG GAGGATGACATCGAGACACCGTACGGCAACATGCATGTTGCTATCCAGGGAGACCGCTCTAAGCAAGCCATTCTCACCTTCCATGATATTGGACTCAATC acgTGACCTGCTTTCAGGGATTCTTCAGCTTTGGTGAGATGCAGCCCCTCCTGCGTAGTTTTTGTGTGTACCATGTCAACGCTCCGGGCCAGGAAGAAGGCGCACTGCATCTTAAACCTGA GTTTGTCTACCCCACCATGGACCAGCTGGCCGAGGGCGTGCACTGCGTGGTGGAGCATTATGG GCTGAAAAGTATCGTTGGTTTTGGAGTTGGTGCTGGAGCTAACATTCTTAGTCGTTATGAG CTGGCTCACCACGACAGAGTGGACTCCCTTGTGTTGGTCAACGCCACTGCCAGTCAGGCTGGTTGGATTGAATGGGGATACCAGAAG ATGAATTCCTGGTACCTGTTCAGCGGTCAGCTGACCAACTTCACGGAGGAATACCTGCTCTGGCACTGGTTTGGAAAG AAAACGCGCTGGGAAAGCCACGACCTGATTGCATGCTTCCAGGACTACGTCAAATCTATCAACGCCCAGAACCTGGCACTGTTCATTGAGTCTTACCTCAA GCGCTCAGACCATGGTATCGTGCGAGAAATGGACCCAATGAGGAAAGTGTCTGCTCGCACCATAAG ATGCCGCAGTCTAATGCTGGTGGGTGATGACTCGCCGCACATTGACGATGTGGTGGAGATGAACGGCAGGATGCTGCCTGAGGAGACAGACTTCATCAAG CTGGCCGACTGTGGTGGCATGCCTCTGGAGGAACAGCCGGGCAAAGTGTGCGAAGCCTTCAGACTCTTCCTGCAGGGCATGGGATACG TTCCCTCACTGGTCCAGCAAAGGAGCGTAGCTGGCGCTGTGCACACTCAGCTTCAGCACGACCTGGAAACCAGAACGACGCCTGCTGTCTGCTAG
- the LOC138971230 gene encoding protein NDRG3-like isoform X3: MEKLTDIELISIEATDPKPRSFANDATAILIQEDDIETPYGNMHVAIQGDRSKQAILTFHDIGLNHVTCFQGFFSFGEMQPLLRSFCVYHVNAPGQEEGALHLKPEQDVLGNPESLGNRFVYPTMDQLAEGVHCVVEHYGLKSIVGFGVGAGANILSRYELAHHDRVDSLVLVNATASQAGWIEWGYQKMNSWYLFSGQLTNFTEEYLLWHWFGKKTRWESHDLIACFQDYVKSINAQNLALFIESYLKRSDHGIVREMDPMRKVSARTIRCRSLMLVGDDSPHIDDVVEMNGRMLPEETDFIKLADCGGMPLEEQPGKVCEAFRLFLQGMGYVPSLVQQRSVAGAVHTQLQHDLETRTTPAVC; the protein is encoded by the exons ATGGAGAAACTGACAGACATTGAACTGATCAGCATTGAGGCAACCGATCCTAAGCCTCGTTCGTTTGCCAACGATGCAACGGCCATCCTCATTCAG GAGGATGACATCGAGACACCGTACGGCAACATGCATGTTGCTATCCAGGGAGACCGCTCTAAGCAAGCCATTCTCACCTTCCATGATATTGGACTCAATC acgTGACCTGCTTTCAGGGATTCTTCAGCTTTGGTGAGATGCAGCCCCTCCTGCGTAGTTTTTGTGTGTACCATGTCAACGCTCCGGGCCAGGAAGAAGGCGCACTGCATCTTAAACCTGA ACAGGATGTGCTGGGTAACCCTGAATCTCTAGGTAACAG GTTTGTCTACCCCACCATGGACCAGCTGGCCGAGGGCGTGCACTGCGTGGTGGAGCATTATGG GCTGAAAAGTATCGTTGGTTTTGGAGTTGGTGCTGGAGCTAACATTCTTAGTCGTTATGAG CTGGCTCACCACGACAGAGTGGACTCCCTTGTGTTGGTCAACGCCACTGCCAGTCAGGCTGGTTGGATTGAATGGGGATACCAGAAG ATGAATTCCTGGTACCTGTTCAGCGGTCAGCTGACCAACTTCACGGAGGAATACCTGCTCTGGCACTGGTTTGGAAAG AAAACGCGCTGGGAAAGCCACGACCTGATTGCATGCTTCCAGGACTACGTCAAATCTATCAACGCCCAGAACCTGGCACTGTTCATTGAGTCTTACCTCAA GCGCTCAGACCATGGTATCGTGCGAGAAATGGACCCAATGAGGAAAGTGTCTGCTCGCACCATAAG ATGCCGCAGTCTAATGCTGGTGGGTGATGACTCGCCGCACATTGACGATGTGGTGGAGATGAACGGCAGGATGCTGCCTGAGGAGACAGACTTCATCAAG CTGGCCGACTGTGGTGGCATGCCTCTGGAGGAACAGCCGGGCAAAGTGTGCGAAGCCTTCAGACTCTTCCTGCAGGGCATGGGATACG TTCCCTCACTGGTCCAGCAAAGGAGCGTAGCTGGCGCTGTGCACACTCAGCTTCAGCACGACCTGGAAACCAGAACGACGCCTGCTGTCTGCTAG
- the LOC138971250 gene encoding craniofacial development protein 1-like, producing MSDEEDYDSEEDVDYVPTDGDLGSEEENSGDEEDLSVLGDDAGTATGSKKTRGKKQSKGDVTPRKRKGGIKLEEDNNAEKETNGDAENTELAKKIQEEEAAKKAEKEKKKENDLWSRFLCDVKPAARPPPKASPASTATKQTTNSPASSAVSKNTTNTTSASSASQPASKKITITKVFDFAGEEIKVTKEVDADSKEAKEELKKEEERKEQEQASLSIPSPSSSTVPSATKLPATTSDAPGSSILGVKRPAPASGGLGNLLNKIGKKQKMGTLEKSKMDWDSFKKKEGIEEDLKIHNKGKDGYIERMAFLNRADVRQYEIERDLRLSKSGKR from the exons ATGTCAGACGAAGAAGATTACGACTCCGAAGAAGACGTTGATTATGTTCCGACAG ATGGTGATCTAGGCAGTGAAGAGGAAAACTCAGGGGATGAGGAAGACCTGTCAGTCTTGGGTGATGATGCTGGCACCGCTACAGGCTCCAAGAAAACTCGAGGGAAAAAGCAGAGCAAGGGTGATGTGACGCCAAG aaaaagaaaaggaggcATCAAGCTAGAAGAAGACAACAATGCTGAGAAAGAAACTAATGGAGATGCAGAAAATACAGAGCTGGCAAAGAAAATTCAAGAAGAGGAGGCAGCAAAAAAGGCtgagaaggaaaagaaaaaagagaatgACTTATGGTCAAGATTTCTCTGTGATGTCAAGCCTGCTGCCAGACCTCCTCCTAAAGCATCACCAGCATCCACTGCCACCAAACAA ACGACCAACAGCCCTGCCAGTTCTGCCGTTTCCAAGAATACCACCAACACAACCTCAGCCTCCAGTGCGTCACAGCCAGCTAGTAAAAAGATAACCATCACTAAAGTCTTTGACTTTGCTGGGGAAGAAATCAA AGTTACTAAGGAGGTGGATGCCGACTCTAAGGAGGCGAAAGAAGAACTgaagaaggaggaagagaggaAGGAACAAGAGCAGGCATCTTTAAGTataccatcaccatcatcgtcaACAGTACCATCCGCCACAAAACTGCCAGCCACCACATCTGATGCGCCTGGAAGCAGCATTTT AGGTGTAAAGCGTCCTGCACCAGCCAGCGGAGGCCTTGGCAATCTGCTCAACAAGATCGGCAAAAAACAGAAGATGGGAACATTA GAAAAATCCAAAATGGACTGGGACAGTTTCAAGAAGAAGGAGGGCATAGAAGAAGACCTTAAAATCCACAATAAGGGAAAAGATGG CTACATTGAGAGGATGGCATTCCTGAACAGAGCAGATGTGCGGCAGTATGAAATTGAGCGTGATCTACGACTGAGCAAGAGCGGGAAAAGatga
- the LOC138971257 gene encoding uncharacterized protein, with product MFHCDRDEFNNDIHEIRAHNPKWRYAPAKRSAEELIDPMSKRLRPRDKIRSKMWSRDTEWEWGFSADDSDQSQSGSEGRHSPLQHSATTWKQCDVCNLWRPLPGHVDSDDLPKTWCCFMNPDSRFNRCWMASAPPPVYSGHCTTLPRQHTYTMAPSHCIAASRHTALSQCMTPAHQSSVLLLLPAVCSAASNIASGVLVSHTPLL from the exons ATGTTTCACTGTGACAGGGACGAATTCAACAACGACATCCATGAGATCAGGGCACACAACCCCAAGTGGCGCTACGCTCCCGCCAAACGATCTGCAGAGGAGCTGATTGATCCCATGAGCAAAAGGCTACGACCCAGAGACAAGATTCGTTCCAAG ATGTGGTCACGGGACACGGAGTGGGAGTGGGGGTTCTCAGCAGACGACTCCGACCAGAGTCAGAGCGGCAGCGAGGGACGTCACTCCCCCCTGCAGCACAGCGCTACCACGTGGAAACAATGTGACGTCTGCAACCTCTGGCGCCCTCTGCCCGGTCATGTGGACTCTGATGATCTTCCAAAGACTTG GTGCTGTTTCATGAACCCGGACAGTCGCTTCAACAGATGCTGGATGGCCAGTGCACCCCCACCAGTGTACTCCGGTCACTGCACCACATTGCCTCGCCAACACACGTACACTATGGCGCCCTCCCACTGCATTGCAGCCTCTCGCCACACGGCACTCTCTCAGTGTATGACACCCGCTCACCAGTCCTCTGTTCTTCTGCTTCTCCCAGCTGTTTGCTCCGCTGCCAGCAACATCGCTTCGGGAGTGCTTGTCAGTCACACACCTTTGCTTTAA